A genomic window from Vagococcus entomophilus includes:
- a CDS encoding DUF3290 family protein → MTFYTYQYFQNQAQSNVYLKYGIILILLLALFFVVMKNFRNRVKTKYRDLTFILLLSIILLAGIQLNDYKLGRVNKDNNSKMLVFIDSASKNLEVNKKNIAINSTNLTDQMVIKIGERYYQVNFNTDYSSYNLEEAYIINDQINTKN, encoded by the coding sequence ATGACTTTTTACACCTACCAGTATTTTCAAAATCAAGCACAAAGTAATGTGTATTTAAAATATGGTATTATTTTAATTTTATTGTTGGCATTATTTTTTGTGGTCATGAAAAATTTTCGTAATCGCGTGAAAACTAAGTACCGTGATTTAACTTTTATATTATTGCTAAGTATTATATTGTTGGCAGGTATTCAATTAAATGATTATAAGTTGGGGCGTGTCAATAAAGACAATAATTCCAAGATGCTAGTATTTATCGATTCGGCCAGTAAAAATTTGGAAGTCAACAAAAAAAATATCGCAATTAATTCAACGAATTTAACGGATCAGATGGTTATAAAAATTGGAGAGCGTTACTATCAAGTCAATTTTAATACGGATTATTCTTCATATAATTTAGAAGAAGCCTATATCATCAATGATCAAATCAATACGAAAAATTAA